From the genome of Acidaminococcus sp.:
CGGCAAAACTCAGGCCGCCGATATAACGGTCCGTGTACGTATTGAGTTCTTCATACGTGAAGTCATCCGTATTGACCTTGCCCAGTACATCAGACAGGAGATAGGCGTAGCAGAGCAGCTCTTCCGGTACCCCTGTCATATCAAAGCAGAAATCAAAATAGGAAATCTTGTTTGTCGAAGCAGGACGGAAAAGGAAGGTTTCCGTATCCTTTTTCGTGATTTCAGGCTTTTCGTATTCACACTTACGTGTGATATCCGAGCGCTGCAAAAGAGGAATCGACTGCAGCGCTTCGGGGGAATCCGGAGCAGCCTGGCGGGCATGAAGTTCGTCAGCAATGTCCTTATATTCCTTCAATGTCTTTTCGGAAAGACCCTTCTTCACCGTTTCCATTTTGGCCTGGTAAGCCGCCATGTCTTTTTCTTCCTTACCCGGCTCAGGAGTCAGCGTAAGGAGTACCTTATGGGTATTATCCATGAGAATCGTCTCTATCAGGTTCTCATAGTAATGCGTGCCGATCTTGCTCCTGAGGAAATCCAGGGCTTCCGTAAATTTGAGGCACGTCGTCGGATCACCGCCGTAAAGCCACGTTTCCATGACGGCGAGACCATAAATCAGCCCTTTCGGATAAATATTATAATCCGCTTCACGCATCTTGAATTCTTCGGAATTAAGCTGTGCCGTCAAGAGTTCCTCCGGCACACCTTTGCGGGAAATATCCTGGAGGGTATGGTATACGACGGACACAAATTGATCCATTTTATCCGGATCGGATCCGCTGACACGGATGGACCACACCGGCTGCAGTTGTGACGTATTATAGCTGCCTGCCACATCGCTGCCGATACCGGCCTTTAAGATAGCAAGACGCAGCGGTGCATTATCACCGTTAAGGAGGACATGGGACAGCACGCGCAGGGCCATGACTTGTTTCTGGTCATAGACGTTGCCCGTGACGATATTGAGAGAAAGGTACGTCTTATGCTCCTTGCTCTCCCCTGCCGGTTCCGGATACGTGGCGTGTACTTCTTTCGTTTTATCAAAAGGAGCCTGTTCCGGAATTTCAACCTTGAAGCCAGGCGTCTTGTGGAAATGACTCAGGTAATCATGGTCGAGGTAAGCCAGATAAGCATCAATATCCATATTGCCGTAGAGATAAATATAGGCATTTTCCGGCTTATAGTACTTTTTGTGGAAGGCCTCAAATTTTTCCTGGGTCAGGGTCGGAATGGCTTCCGGCAGTCCGCCCGATTCAAAGCGATAAGGCGTATCGGGGAACAGCGCTCCGAGTACAGCATGTTCCTCTACGGCATCCGCCGAAGAGTATACGCCCTTCATTTCGTTGTAAACGACGCCGTTGTGGATGAGATGACCTTCTTCATCCACTTCGTAATGCCAACCTTCCTGGCGCAGCGTAAACGGATTCTCGTAAATCAGAGGATAGAATACGGCATCGAGATACACATCCATCAGATTGCGGAAATCCTTGTCATTACGGCTTGCCAGCGGATACACCGTTTTGTCTGTATAAGTCATAGCGTTGAGAAACGTATTAAGGGAACCCTTAACCAGTTCCACAAACGGTTCTTTCAAATGATACTTGCGGGAACCGCACAGCGTGGAATGCTCCATGATGTGTGCTACACCCGTATCGTCCTGGGACGGAGTGCGGAAACCAATAGTAAAGACCTTGTTGTCATCAGCGCACTTCAGATAAAAGACGCGTGCGCCGCTTTGCTCATGAGTCAGTTCATACCCCACCGCATCCACATCGGGCAGAGGCGTGACCCGCGTTACGGTAAAGCCATGAACCTGCATATTTTCTTTCAGTTCCATGAATCAAACTACCTCCATTAGTGATTTTTTTATAATATCCCGTCCGAAAACGGGCAAAAACGAGGCTGTCGCCTAAGCAACAGCCTCGTTACTACTACTTATTTGAAGTATTGAACACCGGCCAGGAAAATAGGCTGCAGTTTGTTGCCGGGGATATTCTTCATCAGACCGTCGGTAAAGCGTTCAGAGTGCCCCATCTTACCGAGGATACGGCCATCCGGGCTCGTGATACTTTCGATGGCGTACAGGGAACCGTTCGGGTTGTACGGGCTTTCCATCGTCGGATTACCGGAAAGATCCACATACTGGGTAGCGACCTGACCATTCTTGAAGAGGTACTGGATTTCCTCTTCGGTGGCTACGAAGCGGCCTTCACCATGGGATACGGCCACCGTATGGACATCACCCGGTTCGCAGAGTGCGAGCCACGGGGACTTGTTGGAAACGACCTTGGTGTCAACCA
Proteins encoded in this window:
- a CDS encoding insulinase family protein, yielding MELKENMQVHGFTVTRVTPLPDVDAVGYELTHEQSGARVFYLKCADDNKVFTIGFRTPSQDDTGVAHIMEHSTLCGSRKYHLKEPFVELVKGSLNTFLNAMTYTDKTVYPLASRNDKDFRNLMDVYLDAVFYPLIYENPFTLRQEGWHYEVDEEGHLIHNGVVYNEMKGVYSSADAVEEHAVLGALFPDTPYRFESGGLPEAIPTLTQEKFEAFHKKYYKPENAYIYLYGNMDIDAYLAYLDHDYLSHFHKTPGFKVEIPEQAPFDKTKEVHATYPEPAGESKEHKTYLSLNIVTGNVYDQKQVMALRVLSHVLLNGDNAPLRLAILKAGIGSDVAGSYNTSQLQPVWSIRVSGSDPDKMDQFVSVVYHTLQDISRKGVPEELLTAQLNSEEFKMREADYNIYPKGLIYGLAVMETWLYGGDPTTCLKFTEALDFLRSKIGTHYYENLIETILMDNTHKVLLTLTPEPGKEEKDMAAYQAKMETVKKGLSEKTLKEYKDIADELHARQAAPDSPEALQSIPLLQRSDITRKCEYEKPEITKKDTETFLFRPASTNKISYFDFCFDMTGVPEELLCYAYLLSDVLGKVNTDDFTYEELNTYTDRYIGGLSFAVQPYTFYKDTNTYRNYFKVSAKVLEKNEDKLFTLLSSLALRSHVDDKKRLREIVEEVKSGWDALFFSRGMTVATIRLQSYFSRSSRSAEHDQFTYYKFLQDIVEHFDEKVDEVAANLTTLTRAFFHKDELVMSLSCEAGHKEEALQRMQAFVDTLPESEFAGKPMPELTALEPDEGITTSGKVQYVLAGGNYRDHGYEYTGAMKVLETILRYGYFWTKIRVQGGAYGCGTRFDSNGNVYFSSYRDPKLVETLQVYRDLPEFLEHFEASEREMTKYVIGTISLIDTPLTTAMHLEKAITTYMRGLPEAYAQQTRDEVIDCKAEDIRALAPLVRDVLKDNYYCVVGSQTAIEAHKDLFKSIKKA